From Campylobacter showae:
CCTTTTTACACTCGACTATTCGCTCCCTTGCACACTCTCTTTCATTAAAGCTAGCCGCTTGTGCGTTTAAATTTGACTGCGCTAAATTTTCGCGACCCGAATTTGACGCCCCGCCCGCTTCTACCGTGCGATGAAGCCCGCTTGCTTGGTTAAAATTTCCTTGTTTTAAATTTTCCACTCGTTTTCCTTGTAAATTCTTAAAGTATTTATATTTACGTCGCCTGCGGCGCAATAGATAACGCTTGTCGTTCTTGCAAATCTCGGCAAAAATACGTCGCGCGTATTTTTTCGTATTCGCCATATTCTCGGTTCTTGTTCAGTCGTCTTGCGCGAAAACGCACAGATGAGTTCTTTCGCATATTTGCCGCTAAATTCATTTTTCTTTATTTTGCGAAATTTAAGACCCCCTACATCGTCCGCCGCGATACAGCTCTATGCTATTAAACGCTAGCGGCCGCGATCAAAGTTTGTAAGATTTCCCATTAAATTTATTAGCCCGATTTTAGCGAAAATGAAATTTTGAGATGCTGAAAAGATGAAATTTATGCGGATTTTAGCAGGCATTTTACCGCGTCAGCTCAAAGCTAAGATCGATCAGATCCTCCACCTGCTCGGGTGCGATTTTGGAGTTTAAATTTACGCTGATCCAGTGCTTTTTATTCATATGATAGGCGGGCAAAATTTGCTCCCCGTCGCGCAAAATCGCCGCGAGATCAGGCTTGCATTTTAGGTTTAGTATCTCTAGCTCCTGCGCGCTTTTAAGCCCAAATTTACCGCCGTCCACGCGCATAAAAACGGCGAACCATTTTCGGTTTTTCGCGTGGCGAAACACGGCAAATTCCGGGTGCTTGTCAAATACTCGCTCGCCCTGCGCGCCGAATTTCTCCTTTATGTAGCTAAAAACTCGCTTCTGCACGAGCATCACTTGCCCCCTTTGCAAAAGCAAGCGTCCAGATGATCGTCCACTACGCCCGCGCTTTGCAAAAACGCATAGACGCTCGTGGGTCCAAGAAATTTAAATCCGCGCTTTTTCAGCTCTTTTGCGACGAAGTCCGCAAGCGGCGTGGTAGCGGGGATCTGTTTTAGGCTTTCGTAGTGATTTATGATGGGCTTGCCGTCAAATTCTGGATCAAATTTAGGCAGTAGATAGCCCCAAAGATAGTCGTAAAAGCTGCCAAACTCGCCCACGACGGCAAGGAATGCGCGAGCGTTTGCGGCAAGCGAGTTTAGCTTTAGGCGGTTTCTGATGAGTGCGGGGTTTTGCATAAATTTTGCCATCTGCTCCTCGCCGTAGAGCGAAATTTTGCGCGCGTCAAATCCGTCAAATGCCGCTCGCATCGCCTCGCGCTTAAGCAGCACCGCATGCCACGAGATGCCCGCCTGAAAGCCCTCCAGCACGATGAGCTCGAAAAATTTCGCATCGTCTTTTACGAGCTTGCCCCACTCCCGGTCGTGATATACGCGCTCCAGATCGCTTTTCTCCGCCCAGTCGCAGCGGATTTTGGGTTTTTGAGTATTTTGCAAATTTAGCTCCTAGCTTTGATAAAATTTGAGAGATTGTAGCGAAATTTGGGTTAAGAAAGATGATGTGGAATCAAATTTTACCAGGCAAAATTTGATTTTTAAATTTGGTAAATTTTATGCTTTAAATTTAAAAAGCATTGCAGATCAAATTTAACCTGCAATGCAATAATTTGCAAGTATTTCGAGGCGATTTTTGGGGTTTTCTGCTTCGCAAGCTCGCAGCTGCAAGCAGAAGAAGTTAAAATTTGACAAAGATAAGGCACGTAGCCTATCGAGTCAAATTTTAACAAAATCCGCAAAAAGCGTCCGAAAGACGCCGCAAATTAGCCTATATTCTCTCCCGCTATCATACCAAACGTTAAGCAGTCGGCTATCGCTACGCTACCTAAGCGGCTGGCTCCGTGTACGCCGCCCGTGATCTCGCCTGCGGCAAATAATCTTGGGATAGGCATCTCTGTTTGTAGAGAGATGACCTGAGCTTTGGTATTGATATCGATACCGCCCATAGTGTGGTGAAGTTTTGGCGTACCGCGCATAGCGTAGAAAGGTGGTTTAGAGATATCTACGCCGTTTGTAGTGGTTTTATCCATAGGTTTGCCAAAGTCTTCGTCCTTGCCTGATTTAACGAAGCTGTTATATCTCTCGACGGTCTTTTTTAGCTCTGCAGCAGGGATTTTATAAGCTGCGGCTAGTTCGTCTAGGGTTTCAAATTTCTTTAGTACGCCGGACTCTAGCGGTTTGGTGTAGTGTTCAGGTATGACCATGTTTTTTACACCCTCAGAGTCGCAGAAGTTGATCGGATAGATATCGGCTTTTGCGTCGATTACTTTAAACATAGCTTGAGAGCGAGTGCGGCGGTCTGCTAGCTCGTTCATATAGCGTTTGCCGGTTCTTGGATCGACTGAGATACCGTAGCGGAAGCTTCCGTTTACGTTAAACATAGAGCCAACGCCAAAGCCTTTTTCATCAGGGCATGCCCATGGACCAAACTGTATCCAGCTTAGCTGAACAGGTGTAGCGCCGATCCTAAACGCCTCTTTCATAGCGCCGGCTGTTGCGCCCGGATGGTTTGTGCTATCCGTAGTAGGCAGGATAGACGGGTCTTGAACCTGTCTAAAGAATACGTCGCGGCAAAATCCTCCCGCAGCTAGTACTACGCCTTTTTTAGCTTTTATAACTTTTTTAGTTCCCGTAGTGTTTTCGGCATCGTCTTTTTGGCTCTTTGGATCAAATTTATAATCCTCTCTGATGATCACGCCGTCTACGCCGCCGTCCTCGCCTAGGACGAATTCGTCAAATTTAGCCCTTTGTCTTAGCTCGCAGCCTTGTAGGTTTTTAAAGTATTCTACCATCGGCTGAACGATGCCCGATCCTGAGCCGTTAGCTGTTTGAAGCGATCTAGGTACGCTGTGTCCGCCTGCGTGAGTAACTTTATCTATGTATTTAGCGCCGCATTTTAGAGTTAGTTTATATGCGTCTTGAGCACGAGTAGCGATGGTGTCGATGAGATCTACGTGGTTTAGGCCGCGGCCTGCTTTTAGGCAGTCTTTGATAAATAGCTCGTTGCTATCTTTGATGCCTTCGGCTTTTTGTTTGTCGCTGTTTGGAACGGCAAATATACCGCCGTTAATAACGGAGTTACCGCCGACGCGTCCCATTTTTTCTAGGATTAGGACTTTATTGCCCTTTTCGGCTGCGGTGATACCAGCTGCTAGTCCTGCAAAACCGGAACCAACGATAACTACGTCCCACTCCTCGTCAAATTTGACGTCCTTAGTGTTAACGGCTGCTTGCGCATTTACTCCGCCTAGAGCTAAAGCTCCGGCACCTACCATACTTAACTTAACAAAATCTCTTCTTGAAACGTTTGAGTTTTTCATAGCTTCTCCTTAAATTTACTTAGCTATTACCTGTAAATCTTTAATTTACGACTCTACTCTAAATACCTTTATTACTATTGGCGTCTTTGGGCGTCCTCCTTGGATTAAATTTATTTTAGCTAGTGTTATTATAGGACTTAACTTTAAAGAATAAGCTTAAATGAAGGTGTAATTTGGAATTTATTTGTAATATTTAAAGATTTATTTAGCCTCAAAACGTGACTATATCGGGCTGGGGGGGGGTGGAATGAAAATAAAATCGAATTTGGTGGGGGTGGGTTTGAATGAACTAAGGATTATAGAACAAAAATCTACTAAAAATAATAAGAATATAAAGTCAGATAAAAAATCAGGCGGCATAAGCCGCCTGAGAGAAGATTAAGCCTGATCAAGACTATCGATAGTAATAGTACCTTTTTCAGGATCAACGGTGTATTTTAGGTTTTCTAGGTTTACGCCCGCAAGTCTTACGATGGTATCTTCAGGGCCTATGCTATTGACACTGCCTAGAGCTTTGGCCTCTTTATCGTAAACTAAATACGTATCGCCCTTCCAAGAGAACGCATATAGTCTATCGTTGTGAGCGTCGTAGTTTCCGCTAGCAGAGATTGTTCTAGTATAACCCATGACTACGTTATCGCTGGTTGTACTAGTACTATTGGCATCTGCAAATTTGTTGAAATACGCATAATTTGCAGTCCAATACGTAGTATCGTTACCCCATAGTATATTGTCTTTTATAGCATGGTTTACCGCCTGGATCAAGGTATCTAGACCCGCTACCGTAGTCAAATCAGTAAGCTTAGAGTTAACCGTTACTTTAATAGTGTTGTGAGCGTCATAGAAGCTCTGATCGTTAGCGCTTATGCCGCCGGTATATTTATCACTATTAGTAGATGTTTGAACGATTACGCTCTTTATTAGGTCATTAGCAGTTATAGCACCTGCGTTAGCTGACTTAGTACTTGCTACGCCAGAGTTTTGGATAACTACTTTACCGTGTGCTGATATTGGAGTACCCTGCTGGCTTCCGCCGCCTGCTACCTGGTTAACGTCGGTATATGTGTTGTAGTACATTACTCCGCTTACTTCAGTATGTTTGGTCGTATCATAAAGTAAATTTCCTTGCTTTTTCATGGTAAGACCCGTGAAAGGCGCAGCAGTACCGTTATTTGCATAGTAGCTTGCCGTACCTCCGCCAACTTGCGCTACCGACCATGTGGCCCAAGCCAAACCGTTAGGGTCAAGCGGGGTTAGCGGGGTACCGAGCGTCCATGCAGAAGGAACACTTTGTCCAGCGTCGGCACCGGTAACAGTTGCAGATTTAGTAGCTTCCACAGCCGCCTTACCAGGCTCATAGAAAGGGCTGGTAGAATTATTAAAGCCCCTATTACCGCTTGCGTCTGTGGCGATATTGGTGCTTGCCGCCGCAGCAGCAGCATTTCCCGTTTGCCAAGCGAAGTCGCCATGGTTAGCCTTATACTGATATCTGTCGCCGCCCCAGTGACCACCGTTAGGAGGGTTACTAGCTACTGGCGTTTGTTGGAGATTTTCCTCAAAAGCTGCTGTTCCGGTCGGAGTATCGTAGCCGTGCACCGTGCTTGTAGCATTACCGGAAGTTGTTCCAGTTATAGTTAACGGAGGAGTAGTGCTATCTGCATTAGCGGTACCTCTAGCCGTGCTAAAGGTCTGACCGTGCGCAGCCGCACTGGTACTAGCAACAGGGTGGTTGCCTGCATAGAATTGAACTTTATCGCTACCGTATGTTTGTACAGCGCCCCAACTAGAGTCTTTGTTATCGCCGCTTGGGTCTTTAGGATCATAGCCGTGAGCAAACCAGTCGGCAAGTTTGATCCTATCGCCTGCCTCGATATTTTTGATAGTTACGATTTTACTTACTGTAGCATCGGTTTTAGCTCTACTTACGTCAAATAGATCGCGTCCTTTGCCACCGTCGATGATGATCTCGGTGTTTGCCGCCAAAGTACCTACGTGGATGATATCATCTCCGTCGCCTAGATCTACGTTTAGCTTACCGGTGCCGTTATTTGCAGCCATATCGTTAGCTAGCAATACCACGTCGTTACCTTGAGTGCCCTTAATCTCCTTAAGTTTCTCGTGAGCATTTGTGCCCAGGTCACTCTTTTGTCTTACTAGTTCAGTAGACGGTCTTGTTAAAGATGTAGATGACCCGTCGACATTTTTATGGCTCCACTTATTACCGGTAAAGTTAGGGGCATCATTACCCGTAACTCCTGTTCTGGCACCGAAATCAGGTAATGTTGAAGTAGCCTTAAAGTTATTCGTAGGCGTAGGTGTTGCATAGTTGTCTGAAAGAGGATTTTTTAGATTTGAGTTGCCTGCATTGCCGAAACCTTGATTTGCGGTACTGTTGTGCCAGCTACTATATCCTTGTTTAGTACCTCCGCTATGGCTTGTTGTATCCGTGCTATAAGGAACTTCAGATAGGTTTACCCATGAGGTAGACCCTGCTTTTACTTCGCTTAGATCGATAGTCTCTAGCTTTGAAGTAGTCGCAGCGTTAAATTTAGGATTTACTATAAGGTTTAT
This genomic window contains:
- a CDS encoding MmcQ/YjbR family DNA-binding protein; this translates as MLVQKRVFSYIKEKFGAQGERVFDKHPEFAVFRHAKNRKWFAVFMRVDGGKFGLKSAQELEILNLKCKPDLAAILRDGEQILPAYHMNKKHWISVNLNSKIAPEQVEDLIDLSFELTR
- a CDS encoding DNA-3-methyladenine glycosylase I — protein: MQNTQKPKIRCDWAEKSDLERVYHDREWGKLVKDDAKFFELIVLEGFQAGISWHAVLLKREAMRAAFDGFDARKISLYGEEQMAKFMQNPALIRNRLKLNSLAANARAFLAVVGEFGSFYDYLWGYLLPKFDPEFDGKPIINHYESLKQIPATTPLADFVAKELKKRGFKFLGPTSVYAFLQSAGVVDDHLDACFCKGGK
- a CDS encoding flavocytochrome c, producing MKNSNVSRRDFVKLSMVGAGALALGGVNAQAAVNTKDVKFDEEWDVVIVGSGFAGLAAGITAAEKGNKVLILEKMGRVGGNSVINGGIFAVPNSDKQKAEGIKDSNELFIKDCLKAGRGLNHVDLIDTIATRAQDAYKLTLKCGAKYIDKVTHAGGHSVPRSLQTANGSGSGIVQPMVEYFKNLQGCELRQRAKFDEFVLGEDGGVDGVIIREDYKFDPKSQKDDAENTTGTKKVIKAKKGVVLAAGGFCRDVFFRQVQDPSILPTTDSTNHPGATAGAMKEAFRIGATPVQLSWIQFGPWACPDEKGFGVGSMFNVNGSFRYGISVDPRTGKRYMNELADRRTRSQAMFKVIDAKADIYPINFCDSEGVKNMVIPEHYTKPLESGVLKKFETLDELAAAYKIPAAELKKTVERYNSFVKSGKDEDFGKPMDKTTTNGVDISKPPFYAMRGTPKLHHTMGGIDINTKAQVISLQTEMPIPRLFAAGEITGGVHGASRLGSVAIADCLTFGMIAGENIG